GGATCAAGCAGCACGCCCGGCAGCCCCGCCGCCCGCGCCTCGTCGGCCCGGGTCCGCAAAAACGCATGGACCTCGGCCACCACGTCGGCGTACTCGGGCCGCCGCTGCATGGTCCGCGGCTCGCCCTGCATGTGCATCGCGCAGGCGGGAGCCTGGGCCCCGGCACACACCCGCAGCATCTCGGGGTCGCGCAGGCCACCCACGTCATTGATCAGGTGGGCTCCGGCCCGCAACGCCTCGTGGGCCACCTCGGGTTTCAGGGTGTCCACGCTCAGGGGCATCTCGGCGGCCAGGGCCCGGATCACCGGCAGAACGCGGTCCAGTTCCACCTCTGCCGGGACCGGTTCTGCACCGGGGCGGGTGCTCTCGCCGCCCACATCAATCAGCAGCGCCCCCGCGTGGCGCATGGCCCGCGCCGAGGCGAGTGCAGCGTTCAGCGCCGTGTGACGTCCTCCGTCACTGAAGCTGTCCGGGGTCACGTTCAGGATGCCCATGACCGCCGTTCCCTGCCAGCTCAGGCGCCACCCGGCCCGGTGACGTTCGGCTCCCGGCACGGGAAATCCAAAATGCAGGTGATGGGCGCGCGTCATGCCGGGTCCTTTGCGGGACGGGTCTGCA
This Deinococcus aerophilus DNA region includes the following protein-coding sequences:
- the folP gene encoding dihydropteroate synthase, with amino-acid sequence MTRAHHLHFGFPVPGAERHRAGWRLSWQGTAVMGILNVTPDSFSDGGRHTALNAALASARAMRHAGALLIDVGGESTRPGAEPVPAEVELDRVLPVIRALAAEMPLSVDTLKPEVAHEALRAGAHLINDVGGLRDPEMLRVCAGAQAPACAMHMQGEPRTMQRRPEYADVVAEVHAFLRTRADEARAAGLPGVLLDPGIGFGKTLEHNLALLRALPTLTDGPDGVLVGASRKRLIDFLAGVPEAADRDPGTLALHLHAARSGAALVRAHAAVAHVQALRVQAALAGTDGEERTG